Proteins encoded by one window of Elephas maximus indicus isolate mEleMax1 chromosome 5, mEleMax1 primary haplotype, whole genome shotgun sequence:
- the DRD5 gene encoding D(1B) dopamine receptor, with protein MLPPGRNGSVDSERFGRQPGLAQKGAVGGSAGVAPLGPAQVVTAGLLTLLILWTLLGNVLVCAAIVRSRHLRARMTNVFIVSLAVSDLCVALLVMPWKAVAEVAGYWPFGAFCNVWVAFDIMCSTASILNLCVISVDRYWAISRPFRYERKMTQRVALVMVGLAWALSILISFIPVQLNWHRDKAGTWGRVDPPSDLANRTPWDEAGEPEARTANCDSSLNRTYAISSSLISFYIPVAIMIVTYTRIYRIAQVQIRRISSLERAAEHAQSCRSRVACAPEGSLRASIKKETKVLKTLSMIMGVFVCCWLPFFILNCMVPFCIGHPESPQAGFPCVSETTFDVFVWFGWANSSLNPIIYAFNADFRKVFAQLLGCSHLCSRTRVETVNISNELVSYNQDTVLHRDIAAAYIHMIPNAVTPGAGEGDKEEEGGPFGRMSQICQASPHGDPAAESVWELDCEGEISLGKVTPFTLNGFH; from the coding sequence ATGCTGCCGCCGGGGCGCAACGGCAGTGTGGACTCGGAGCGGTTCGGTCGGCAGCCGGGGCTGGCGCAGAAGGGCGCCGTGGGGGGCTCGGCAGGGGTGGCGCCGCTGGGGCCCGCGCAGGTGGTCACCGCCGGCCTCTTGACCCTGCTTATCCTCTGGACACTGCTGGGCAACGTACTGGTGTGCGCGGCTATCGTGCGCAGCCGCCACCTGCGCGCCAGGATGACCAACGTCTTCATCGTGTCCCTGGCCGTGTCCGACCTCTGCGTGGCGCTGCTAGTCATGCCCTGGAAGGCGGTCGCCGAGGTGGCCGGGTACTGGCCCTTTGGGGCGTTCTGCAACGTCTGGGTGGCCTTCGACATCATGTGCTCCACCGCCTCCATCCTGAACCTGTGCGTCATCAGCGTGGACCGCTACTGGGCCATCTCCAGGCCCTTTCGCTATGAGCGCAAGATGACCCAGCGCGTGGCCTTGGTCATGGTCGGCCTGGCCTGGGCCTTGTCCATCCTCATCTCCTTCATCCCGgtccagctcaactggcatagggACAAGGCGGGCACCTGGGGCAGAGTGGATCCTCCATCCGACCTGGCCAACCGGACGCCCTGGGACGAGGCAGGGGAGCCAGAGGCGCGGACGGCGAACTGTGACTCCAGCCTGAACCGAACTTATGCTATCTCCTCCTCACTCATCAGCTTTTACATCCCGGTGGCCATCATGATCGTGACCTACACGCGCATCTACCGCATCGCCCAGGTGCAGATCCGCCGCATTTCCTCCCTGGAGAGGGCTGCGGAGCACGCGCAGAGCTGCCGGAGCCGCGTGGCCTGCGCGCCTGAGGGCAGCCTGCGGGCCTCCATCAAGAAAGAGACCAAGGTCCTCAAGACGCTGTCGATGATCATGGGGGTCTTCGTGTGCTGCTGGCTGCCTTTCTTTATCCTTAACTGCATGGTCCCCTTCTGCATCGGACACCCGGAGAGCCCCCAGGCCGGCTTCCCCTGCGTCAGCGAGACCACCTTCGACGTCTTCGTCTGGTTCGGCTGGGCCAACTCCTCACTCAACCCCATCATCTACGCCTTCAACGCCGACTTCCGGAAGGTGTTTGCCCAGCTGCTGGGGTGCAGCCATCTCTGTTCCCGCACCCGGGTGGAGACGGTGAACATCAGCAATGAGCTCGTCTCCTACAACCAGGACACCGTCCTCCACAGGGATATCGCGGCTGCCTACATCCACATGATCCCCAACGCGGTGACCcccggggctggggagggggacaaggaggaggaggggggccCCTTCGGTCGCATGTCTCAGATATGTCAGGCGTCCCCACACGGGGACCCTGCCGCCGAATCTGTCTGGGAGCTGGACTGTGAGGGGGAGATTTCATTAGGCAAAGTTACACCTTTCACCCTTAATGGATTCCATTAA